One segment of Fervidobacterium sp. DNA contains the following:
- a CDS encoding energy-coupling factor transporter transmembrane protein EcfT, which translates to MQEKLISYDSKTSFIHGLSGLTKFLGFIILTSAVMYTYDIRIIIIMLVFSFTLIYLAKIKFAKIKLMLVYVLIFLLINEIITFIFSPEEGVRLYGTKHELLRFTETYTLTLEQIFYQATKFFKYISVIPLGMVFLFTTNPSELASSLNKIGVNYKIAYAVALTLRYFPDVQKSYIDISLAQQARGVELSRKAKLKERFKNALLILIPLIFSTMDRVEKISNAMDLRGFGKHKKRTWYTNKKFELKDYIALLVCVLILISIILFSIFVNHGRFYNPFKN; encoded by the coding sequence ATGCAAGAAAAGTTAATTTCCTATGATTCAAAAACATCATTTATTCATGGTCTGTCGGGGCTGACTAAATTTCTTGGGTTTATTATCTTAACATCAGCAGTTATGTATACCTACGATATTAGAATAATCATTATAATGCTTGTTTTTTCTTTCACATTAATTTACTTAGCCAAGATAAAATTTGCGAAAATAAAATTAATGTTAGTGTATGTCTTAATATTTTTATTGATAAACGAAATTATAACATTCATCTTTTCCCCAGAAGAAGGTGTAAGGCTTTATGGAACTAAACACGAACTATTGAGGTTTACGGAAACTTACACTCTTACACTCGAACAAATTTTTTACCAAGCCACAAAATTTTTCAAGTACATCTCTGTTATACCACTAGGTATGGTGTTTTTATTCACCACAAATCCAAGCGAGCTTGCATCATCTTTAAACAAAATAGGTGTGAATTACAAAATAGCCTATGCTGTTGCACTAACTTTAAGATATTTTCCAGATGTTCAAAAGTCTTACATTGACATAAGTCTTGCGCAACAAGCACGGGGTGTTGAACTTTCAAGAAAGGCTAAACTAAAAGAGAGATTTAAAAATGCTCTTTTGATACTGATTCCTTTAATATTTTCCACTATGGACAGGGTTGAGAAGATTAGTAACGCCATGGATTTGAGAGGGTTTGGTAAACACAAAAAACGTACGTGGTATACAAACAAAAAGTTTGAATTAAAAGATTACATTGCATTGTTGGTCTGTGTTTTAATATTGATCTCGATAATATTATTCTCTATCTTTGTAAATCATGGTAGGTTTTATAATCCTTTCAAAAATTAA
- a CDS encoding aldo/keto reductase encodes MEYRKVGKWGLKVSELSLGTWLTFGNQLDLNATKQVVRYAVENGINFIDTAEAYANGIAESMLGMILKEYRREDLVISTKIFWGGDGPNQRGLSRKHLLEGTWNSLKRLQLDYVDILYCHRPDPEVPMEEIVWTMDQILRSGLAFYWGTSEWSAEEIEHAWRVAKELNCIPPIVEQPQYNLIFKTRVEKEYAPLYEKYGIGTTIWSPLASGVLSGKYLDGIPQGSRLDRWPWLRKTLEERGIFEQQTTEKLRRLREIAENLGVTMSQLSIAWCLKNSHVSSVILGVSSVEQLKENIKAIEVKEKITEEIYNELSSLF; translated from the coding sequence ATGGAGTACAGAAAAGTTGGTAAATGGGGTTTGAAGGTAAGTGAGTTATCTCTTGGTACATGGCTCACATTTGGTAACCAACTTGATTTGAATGCAACCAAACAGGTTGTAAGGTACGCAGTTGAAAATGGCATCAACTTTATTGACACAGCAGAGGCCTACGCTAATGGTATAGCTGAATCTATGCTTGGAATGATTTTAAAAGAATATCGTAGAGAAGATTTAGTTATATCAACTAAGATATTTTGGGGTGGCGATGGTCCAAACCAAAGAGGTCTTTCAAGAAAGCATTTGCTGGAAGGTACTTGGAATTCGTTGAAAAGATTGCAGCTTGATTATGTTGACATACTTTATTGTCACAGACCGGATCCAGAGGTACCTATGGAGGAAATTGTTTGGACGATGGATCAAATCTTAAGAAGTGGACTTGCGTTTTATTGGGGTACAAGTGAATGGAGTGCAGAAGAAATTGAACATGCTTGGCGTGTTGCGAAAGAACTTAACTGTATACCACCTATCGTTGAACAACCACAGTACAACTTGATATTCAAAACACGAGTAGAGAAAGAATATGCACCACTTTACGAAAAATACGGTATTGGTACAACCATATGGAGTCCACTTGCTTCTGGCGTTTTAAGCGGTAAGTATTTAGATGGAATACCACAGGGTTCTCGGCTTGACAGATGGCCTTGGCTTAGGAAAACTTTAGAAGAAAGAGGAATATTTGAACAGCAAACAACCGAAAAGCTTAGAAGACTAAGAGAAATCGCAGAAAATCTTGGTGTTACAATGTCTCAACTTTCAATAGCATGGTGCCTGAAAAATTCACACGTTAGTAGCGTCATTCTGGGGGTTAGTTCTGTAGAACAATTGAAAGAAAATATCAAGGCTATAGAAGTTAAAGAGAAAATTACGGAAGAAATTTATAATGAACTCAGTTCTCTCTTTTAA
- the ftcD gene encoding glutamate formimidoyltransferase: MKLIESVPNFSEGRREEIVRQIIDEANKYPKVKILDWSMDKDHNRSVVTLVGDPEQILDALFDMTKKASMLIDLRYHKGEHPRMGATDVIPLVPLIGTTMQECVEWSKKLGERIGRELNIPVYLYERSATSPERENLSEIRKGEFEGFFEKIKDPKWKPDFGPDRVHETAGVTAVGAREFLIAFNVNLGTNNIEIADKIAKAVRHISGGYRYVKAMGVELKEKGIVQVSMNLTNYKKSPIFRVFETIKREAQRYGVPVVGSEIIGMVPLQALVETFAWYLQIDDFGTNRIIEQKLIEQLTKGE, translated from the coding sequence ATGAAACTTATCGAAAGTGTTCCGAATTTTAGCGAAGGACGTAGGGAAGAAATAGTAAGACAGATCATTGATGAAGCAAACAAGTATCCGAAAGTAAAAATTCTTGATTGGTCAATGGACAAAGATCACAACAGATCAGTTGTAACACTTGTTGGTGACCCAGAACAAATACTTGATGCATTGTTTGATATGACAAAAAAGGCATCCATGTTAATTGATTTGAGATATCATAAAGGTGAGCATCCAAGGATGGGAGCAACTGATGTTATTCCGCTAGTTCCTTTAATTGGAACAACGATGCAAGAATGTGTTGAATGGTCTAAAAAGCTTGGAGAGAGAATTGGCAGAGAACTTAACATACCTGTGTATCTTTACGAAAGAAGTGCAACCTCACCGGAAAGAGAAAACTTATCAGAAATAAGAAAAGGTGAATTTGAAGGATTCTTTGAGAAGATAAAAGATCCAAAGTGGAAACCAGATTTTGGACCAGATAGGGTGCACGAGACGGCAGGAGTTACGGCGGTGGGTGCAAGAGAATTTTTAATAGCATTCAACGTTAACCTTGGAACAAACAACATTGAAATAGCGGATAAAATAGCAAAAGCGGTTAGACACATCAGTGGAGGCTACAGATATGTAAAAGCAATGGGAGTAGAATTAAAAGAAAAAGGAATTGTTCAAGTTTCTATGAATTTAACAAATTACAAAAAATCACCTATATTTAGAGTATTTGAAACTATAAAAAGAGAAGCCCAACGTTATGGTGTACCAGTGGTAGGTTCAGAGATAATCGGTATGGTTCCTCTGCAAGCCCTTGTTGAAACGTTTGCTTGGTATTTGCAAATTGATGATTTTGGAACTAACAGGATAATTGAGCAAAAATTGATCGAACAGTTAACAAAAGGTGAGTAA
- a CDS encoding N-glycosylase/DNA lyase: protein MDKLTELIEELNSIKKQAESMVEARWSEFEMLRERGSEEELFSELSFCILTANWSAQGGIKAQKLIGDGFIYLSEEDLAQKLREIGHRYPEARAKFIASNRWILGQLRKLLLESDPREFFVKNVKGLGWKESSHFLRNVAFTNYAILDKHVLRTMMRYGIIQQIPKGWTKKRYLDYEERLRKVSVAFGEHLGKFDLYLWYMIKRTVDK from the coding sequence ATGGATAAATTAACTGAACTTATTGAAGAGCTGAACTCAATAAAAAAACAGGCAGAAAGTATGGTAGAAGCGCGATGGTCTGAATTTGAAATGTTGCGGGAAAGAGGGTCTGAAGAAGAACTTTTTTCTGAACTAAGCTTTTGCATCTTAACTGCAAACTGGAGTGCACAAGGTGGAATAAAAGCTCAAAAACTCATAGGAGATGGGTTTATATACTTAAGTGAAGAGGACTTAGCACAAAAATTAAGAGAGATAGGCCACAGATATCCAGAAGCAAGAGCTAAGTTCATAGCTTCAAATCGTTGGATACTGGGGCAATTGAGAAAACTTTTGTTGGAAAGTGATCCTCGAGAATTCTTCGTAAAGAATGTAAAAGGATTGGGTTGGAAAGAAAGTTCTCATTTTTTGAGAAACGTAGCGTTTACAAATTATGCAATATTAGATAAGCATGTGTTAAGAACTATGATGCGCTACGGGATAATTCAGCAGATACCGAAAGGATGGACGAAAAAAAGATACTTAGATTACGAAGAACGACTTAGAAAAGTTTCAGTTGCCTTTGGAGAGCATTTAGGTAAATTTGACCTTTATTTATGGTACATGATAAAACGTACAGTAGATAAGTAA